Proteins from one Toxotes jaculatrix isolate fToxJac2 chromosome 13, fToxJac2.pri, whole genome shotgun sequence genomic window:
- the LOC121191822 gene encoding programmed cell death 6-interacting protein isoform X1, with protein MATFISVPLKKSSEVDLVKPLSKFVTATYPSGEEQGEYIRAVEELNKLRKNALGRPLDKHESSLEILLRYYDQLCAVEPKFPFSENQLCLTFTWKDAFDKGSLFGGSVKLALASLGYEKTCVLFNAAALASQIASEQNLDSDEGLKAAAKYYQLASGAFGHIKDTVLSALNREPTMDISPETVGTLSLIMLAQAQEVFFLKATSDKMKDAVIAKLANQAADFYGDAFKQCQYKDNLPKYFYFQEVLPVLAAKHCIMQANAELHQSILAKQKKRFGEEIARLQHAAELVKTVASRYDEYVSVKDLSDKINRALTAAKKDNDFIYHDRVPEVKDLEHIGKAALVKATAITPPLSQKFTDLFEKMVPMAVQQSMSIYNQRKAETINRLVGAMREATNLCNGVLASLNLPAALEDLSGDSIPQSIAEKAKSIVQQGGLQSIEQLIKDLPELLTRNREILDESLKMLDDEETTDNELRTKFSQRWNRTPSGDLYKPLRAEGANFRNILDKAVQADQVVRDRYSAHCDMITLLCKSEDELNAAIPSANPTKTLQGSEVVNVLRSQLAQLDEMKKERETLEGEIKAVTFDMSTTFLTALAQDGAISEEQLSLSQLDKLYGAYNQRVQATLRTQEELLGQVQTSHQEFSSLKQSNTEANQREEVLKKLASAHDSYVEISSNLREGTKFYNDLTEILLKFQNKCSDIVFARKTERDELLKELQQSIAREPSAPSFSIPAYQSNPAAGPTPAPRTVFPQQPQQAQQQPTTKPQPPARPPPPSFTPQAASTTPTSIPPAGPPANNPPPVAPPSQAQGPPYPSYQGYPGYLPMPMGYNPYAFGQYNMPNMPYMPYQATPGPGGYPAAPPAGQPYPGYPQQPPQQQPYYPQQ; from the exons ATGGCAACGTTTATTTCAGTCCCGTTAAAAAAGTCCTCCGAGGTAGATCTGGTGAAACCGCTGTCGAAATTTGTAACGGCCACATACCCATCGGGCGAGGAGCAGGGGGAGTATATCCGCGCCGTGGAGGAGTTGAACAAGCTCCGCAAGAACGCGCTGGGAAGGCCGCTGGACAAACACGAGAGCTCCCTGGAGATCCTCCTCAG ataCTATGACCAGCTGTGTGCTGTCGAGCCCAAGTTTCCCTTCTCTGAAAACCAG CTCTGTTTAACCTTCACATGGAAGGATGCCTTTGATAAAGGATCGCTGTTCGGGGGCTCAGTCAAGCTGG ctctGGCCAGCTTGGGTTACGAGAAGACGTGTGTGTTGTTCAACGCAGCGGCGCTGGCCAGTCAGATCGCCTCAGAGCAGAACCTGGACAGTGATGAAGGACTGAAGGCAGCGGCCAAATACTATCAG CTGGCCAGTGGAGCATTTGGTCACATCAAGGACACAGTGCTCTCTGCGCTGAACAGGGAGCCCACCATGGACATCTCCCCTGAGACTGTAGGCACCCTGAGCCTCATTATGCTGGCCCAGGCTCAGGAGGTCTTCTTCCTCAAAGCTACTTCAG ATAAGATGAAAGACGCCGTCATCGCAAAGCTGGCCAATCAGGCAGCAGATTTCTATGGCGACGCCTTCAAGCAATGCCAGTACAAAGACAACCTTCCCAAG tatttttattttcaggaaGTGCTGCCGGTGCTGGCGGCCAAGCACTGCATCATGCAGGCCAACGCTGAACTGCACCAGAGCATCCTGGCCAAGCAGAAGAAGCGCTTTGGAGAGGAGATTGCTCGCCTGCAG CACGCGGCAGAGCTGGTGAAGACGGTGGCCTCCCGTTACGATGAGTACGTGAGCGTTAAGGACCTCAGCGACAAGATCAACCGAGCCCTCACTGCAGCCAAAAAAGACAACGACTTTATCTACCACGACCGCGTTCCTGAAGTCAAGGATCTGGAGCATATCGGCAAGGCAGCGCTGGTGAAAGCCACTGCCATCACACCTCCACTCAGCCAGAAATTCACAG acttGTTTGAGAAGATGGTTCCCATGGCGGTGCAGCAGTCCATGAGCATTTACAACCAGAGGAAGGCTGAGACTATTAACAGACTGGTGGGAGCGATGAGAGAGGCCACCAACCTCTGCAACGG GGTGTTGGCGTCCCTGAACCTACCAGCTGCTCTGGAGGATCTGTCAGGAGACTCTATCCCACAATCCATTGCTGAGAAGGCCAAATCCATTGTGCAGCAAGGGGGGCTGCAGAGCATTGAGCAGCTAATCAAAGACCTGCCAGAGCTTCTGACTCGCAACAGAGAGATCCTGGACGAG tctcTGAAGATGCTGGACGATGAAGAGACAACAGACAATGAGCTGAGAACCAAGTTCAGCCAGCGCTGGAACAGAACCCCCTCTGGAGACCTGTATAAGCCGCTTcgtgcag AGGGTGCTAACTTCCGCAACATCTTGGACAAGGCCGTACAGGCCGACCAGGTGGTGAGAGACCGCTACAGCGCTCACTGTGACATGATCACCCTGCTGTGTAAATCAGAGGACGAGCTCAACGCTGCCATCCCCTCCGCCAACCCGACCAAAACACTGCAGGGCAGCGAG GTCGTGAACGTGCTGCGCTCCCAGCTCGCCCAGCTGGATgagatgaagaaggagagggagaccCTGGAAGGAGAGATCAAGGCCGTCACCTTTGACATGTCTACCACCTTCCTGACGGCGCTCGCCCAGGACGGGGCCATCAGTGAGGAGCAGCTCTCACTGTCCCAGCTCGACAAGTTGTACGGCGCCTACAACCAGAGGGTACAGGCCACCCTCCGCACGCAGGAAGAGCTGCTGGGACAAGTTCAG ACGTCCCACCAGGAGTTCAGCAGTCTGAAGCAGTCCAACACGGAGGCCAACCAGAGGGAGGAGGTCCTCAAGAAGCTGGCTTCGGCCCACGACAGCTACGTTGAGATCAGCAGCAACCTGCGCGAAGGCACCAAG TTCTACAACGACCTGACAGAAATCCTGCTTAAGTTCCAGAACAAATGCAGCGACATTGTTTTCGCTCGCAAGACGGAGCGGGATGAACTACTTAA ggagctgcagcagagcattGCTCGAGAGCCCAGCGCTCCATCCTTCAGCATTCCCGCCTACCAGAGCAACCCTGCTGCCGGCCCGACCCCTGCACCCAGGACCGTATTT CCTCAGCAGCCTCAACAAGCCCAGCAGCAGCCTACTACAAAACCCCAGCCCCCAGCCaggcctcctcctcccagcTTCACCCCTCAGGCAGCCTCCACCACTCCCACCAGCATACCACCTGCTGGCCCTCCTGCCAACAACCCACCACCTGTGGCCCCACCCTCCCAGGCCCAGGGACCACCTTACCCCTCTTACCAGGGCTACCCAGG GTACTTGCCGATGCCTATGGGCTACAATCCCTATGCTTTTGGTCAGTACAACATGCCCAACATGCCCTACATGCCCTACCAGGCGACTCCAGGACCAGGAGGATACCCGGCAGCCCCTCCTGCCGGACAGCCGTACCCTGGCTACCCCCAGCaacctccacagcagcagccctACTACCCTCAGCAATAA
- the LOC121191822 gene encoding programmed cell death 6-interacting protein isoform X2, with the protein MATFISVPLKKSSEVDLVKPLSKFVTATYPSGEEQGEYIRAVEELNKLRKNALGRPLDKHESSLEILLRYYDQLCAVEPKFPFSENQLCLTFTWKDAFDKGSLFGGSVKLALASLGYEKTCVLFNAAALASQIASEQNLDSDEGLKAAAKYYQLASGAFGHIKDTVLSALNREPTMDISPETVGTLSLIMLAQAQEVFFLKATSDKMKDAVIAKLANQAADFYGDAFKQCQYKDNLPKEVLPVLAAKHCIMQANAELHQSILAKQKKRFGEEIARLQHAAELVKTVASRYDEYVSVKDLSDKINRALTAAKKDNDFIYHDRVPEVKDLEHIGKAALVKATAITPPLSQKFTDLFEKMVPMAVQQSMSIYNQRKAETINRLVGAMREATNLCNGVLASLNLPAALEDLSGDSIPQSIAEKAKSIVQQGGLQSIEQLIKDLPELLTRNREILDESLKMLDDEETTDNELRTKFSQRWNRTPSGDLYKPLRAEGANFRNILDKAVQADQVVRDRYSAHCDMITLLCKSEDELNAAIPSANPTKTLQGSEVVNVLRSQLAQLDEMKKERETLEGEIKAVTFDMSTTFLTALAQDGAISEEQLSLSQLDKLYGAYNQRVQATLRTQEELLGQVQTSHQEFSSLKQSNTEANQREEVLKKLASAHDSYVEISSNLREGTKFYNDLTEILLKFQNKCSDIVFARKTERDELLKELQQSIAREPSAPSFSIPAYQSNPAAGPTPAPRTVFPQQPQQAQQQPTTKPQPPARPPPPSFTPQAASTTPTSIPPAGPPANNPPPVAPPSQAQGPPYPSYQGYPGYLPMPMGYNPYAFGQYNMPNMPYMPYQATPGPGGYPAAPPAGQPYPGYPQQPPQQQPYYPQQ; encoded by the exons ATGGCAACGTTTATTTCAGTCCCGTTAAAAAAGTCCTCCGAGGTAGATCTGGTGAAACCGCTGTCGAAATTTGTAACGGCCACATACCCATCGGGCGAGGAGCAGGGGGAGTATATCCGCGCCGTGGAGGAGTTGAACAAGCTCCGCAAGAACGCGCTGGGAAGGCCGCTGGACAAACACGAGAGCTCCCTGGAGATCCTCCTCAG ataCTATGACCAGCTGTGTGCTGTCGAGCCCAAGTTTCCCTTCTCTGAAAACCAG CTCTGTTTAACCTTCACATGGAAGGATGCCTTTGATAAAGGATCGCTGTTCGGGGGCTCAGTCAAGCTGG ctctGGCCAGCTTGGGTTACGAGAAGACGTGTGTGTTGTTCAACGCAGCGGCGCTGGCCAGTCAGATCGCCTCAGAGCAGAACCTGGACAGTGATGAAGGACTGAAGGCAGCGGCCAAATACTATCAG CTGGCCAGTGGAGCATTTGGTCACATCAAGGACACAGTGCTCTCTGCGCTGAACAGGGAGCCCACCATGGACATCTCCCCTGAGACTGTAGGCACCCTGAGCCTCATTATGCTGGCCCAGGCTCAGGAGGTCTTCTTCCTCAAAGCTACTTCAG ATAAGATGAAAGACGCCGTCATCGCAAAGCTGGCCAATCAGGCAGCAGATTTCTATGGCGACGCCTTCAAGCAATGCCAGTACAAAGACAACCTTCCCAAG gaaGTGCTGCCGGTGCTGGCGGCCAAGCACTGCATCATGCAGGCCAACGCTGAACTGCACCAGAGCATCCTGGCCAAGCAGAAGAAGCGCTTTGGAGAGGAGATTGCTCGCCTGCAG CACGCGGCAGAGCTGGTGAAGACGGTGGCCTCCCGTTACGATGAGTACGTGAGCGTTAAGGACCTCAGCGACAAGATCAACCGAGCCCTCACTGCAGCCAAAAAAGACAACGACTTTATCTACCACGACCGCGTTCCTGAAGTCAAGGATCTGGAGCATATCGGCAAGGCAGCGCTGGTGAAAGCCACTGCCATCACACCTCCACTCAGCCAGAAATTCACAG acttGTTTGAGAAGATGGTTCCCATGGCGGTGCAGCAGTCCATGAGCATTTACAACCAGAGGAAGGCTGAGACTATTAACAGACTGGTGGGAGCGATGAGAGAGGCCACCAACCTCTGCAACGG GGTGTTGGCGTCCCTGAACCTACCAGCTGCTCTGGAGGATCTGTCAGGAGACTCTATCCCACAATCCATTGCTGAGAAGGCCAAATCCATTGTGCAGCAAGGGGGGCTGCAGAGCATTGAGCAGCTAATCAAAGACCTGCCAGAGCTTCTGACTCGCAACAGAGAGATCCTGGACGAG tctcTGAAGATGCTGGACGATGAAGAGACAACAGACAATGAGCTGAGAACCAAGTTCAGCCAGCGCTGGAACAGAACCCCCTCTGGAGACCTGTATAAGCCGCTTcgtgcag AGGGTGCTAACTTCCGCAACATCTTGGACAAGGCCGTACAGGCCGACCAGGTGGTGAGAGACCGCTACAGCGCTCACTGTGACATGATCACCCTGCTGTGTAAATCAGAGGACGAGCTCAACGCTGCCATCCCCTCCGCCAACCCGACCAAAACACTGCAGGGCAGCGAG GTCGTGAACGTGCTGCGCTCCCAGCTCGCCCAGCTGGATgagatgaagaaggagagggagaccCTGGAAGGAGAGATCAAGGCCGTCACCTTTGACATGTCTACCACCTTCCTGACGGCGCTCGCCCAGGACGGGGCCATCAGTGAGGAGCAGCTCTCACTGTCCCAGCTCGACAAGTTGTACGGCGCCTACAACCAGAGGGTACAGGCCACCCTCCGCACGCAGGAAGAGCTGCTGGGACAAGTTCAG ACGTCCCACCAGGAGTTCAGCAGTCTGAAGCAGTCCAACACGGAGGCCAACCAGAGGGAGGAGGTCCTCAAGAAGCTGGCTTCGGCCCACGACAGCTACGTTGAGATCAGCAGCAACCTGCGCGAAGGCACCAAG TTCTACAACGACCTGACAGAAATCCTGCTTAAGTTCCAGAACAAATGCAGCGACATTGTTTTCGCTCGCAAGACGGAGCGGGATGAACTACTTAA ggagctgcagcagagcattGCTCGAGAGCCCAGCGCTCCATCCTTCAGCATTCCCGCCTACCAGAGCAACCCTGCTGCCGGCCCGACCCCTGCACCCAGGACCGTATTT CCTCAGCAGCCTCAACAAGCCCAGCAGCAGCCTACTACAAAACCCCAGCCCCCAGCCaggcctcctcctcccagcTTCACCCCTCAGGCAGCCTCCACCACTCCCACCAGCATACCACCTGCTGGCCCTCCTGCCAACAACCCACCACCTGTGGCCCCACCCTCCCAGGCCCAGGGACCACCTTACCCCTCTTACCAGGGCTACCCAGG GTACTTGCCGATGCCTATGGGCTACAATCCCTATGCTTTTGGTCAGTACAACATGCCCAACATGCCCTACATGCCCTACCAGGCGACTCCAGGACCAGGAGGATACCCGGCAGCCCCTCCTGCCGGACAGCCGTACCCTGGCTACCCCCAGCaacctccacagcagcagccctACTACCCTCAGCAATAA
- the ubp1 gene encoding upstream-binding protein 1 isoform X2 — translation MLFWQPYTENFRAPVQRHGGSTYTRDVLALPIFKQEDSSLPTENETKNPPFQYVLCAATSPAVKLHDETLTYLNQGQSYEVRMLDNRKAGELPELNNKMVKSIVRVVFHDRRLQYTEHQQLEGWKWNRPGDRLLDIDIPMSVGIVEPKTHPSQLNAAEFLWDMNKRTSVFVQVHCISTEFTPRKHGGEKGVPFRIQIDTFAQGDSGEYTEHLHSASCQIKVFKPKGADRKQKTDREKMEKRTAQEKEKYQPSYDTTILSETRLEPIIEDAGDHELKKSSKRTLPADCGDSLAKRGSCSPWPDNAYVSTNQAATPSFASTPLSTYTTSSVPDSDSSSPNHQADPGSHGNLEQLSPTASIQDAQKWLLKNRFSSYTRLFSHFSGSDLLKLTRDDLVQICGPADGIRLFNALKSRSVCPRLTVYVCQESPRESPLLERHCSNENGEHSVSSSLRVYHALYLEELTAAELIRKMACVCSLPLGKINQVYRQGPTGIHILLSDQMVYNLPDESCFLISTVKDELGEGLHLILK, via the exons ATGTTGTTCTGGCAGCCCTACACCGAAAACTTCCGAGCCCCCGTACAGAGGCACGGCGGCAGCACTTACACACG cgaTGTGCTGGCTCTGCCAATCTTTAAGCAGGAGGACTCCAGCCTTCCTACCGAAAACGAGACCAAAAATCCCCCATTCCAGTATGTGCTGTGCGCCGCCACCTCGCCTGCTGTCAAGCTGCATGACGAAACGCTCACATACCTAAACCAAG gccaGTCTTACGAGGTGCGTATGTTGGACAACAGGAAGGCAGGGGAGTTACCAGAGCTCAACAACAAGATGGTGAAG agcATAGTGCGAGTGGTGTTTCATGACCGCCGGCTGCAATACACAGAGCACCAGCAGCTGGAGGGCTGGAAGTGGAATCGTCCTGGCGACCGTCTCCTTGACATCG atatCCCCATGTCAGTGGGCATTGTGGAGCCGAAGACTCACCCCTCCCAGCTCAACGCTGCAGAGTTCCTGTGGGACATGAACAAAAGGacttctgtttttgtgcag GTGCACTGCATCAGCACAGAGTTCACCCCCAGGAAACATGGTGGAGAGAAGGGTGTCCCCTTCAGGATCCAGATCGACACGTTCGCCCAGGGAGACAGTGGAGAGTACACAGAGCACCTCCACTCTGCCTCCTGCCAAATCAAAGTCTTTAAG CCAAAGGGGGCGGACCGCAAGCAAAAGACGGACagggagaagatggagaaaCGCACAGCTCAAGAGAAGGAAAAGTACCAGCCCTCTTATGATACCACTATCCTGTCAGAG ACGAGGCTTGAACCCATCATAGAGGATGCGGGTGACCACGAGCTGAAAAAGTCCAGCAAGCGGACACTTCCCGCTGACTGTGGCGACTCCTTGGCCAAGAGAGGCAGT TGCTCCCCATGGCCAGACAACGCCTACGTCAGCACCAACCAGGCAGCTACTCCCTCCTTCGCCTCCACCCCACTGTCCACCTACACGACCTCCTCAGTACCGGACAG TGACTCGTCCTCTCCCAATCACCAGGCAGACcctggcagccatggcaactTGGAG CAGCTGAGCCCCACTGCATCCATACAGGACGCACAGAAGTGGCTGCTGAAAAATCGCTTCAGCTCCTACACACGACTCTTCTCTCACTtctcag GTTCTGATTTGTTGAAGCTAACCCGGGACGACCTGGTCCAGATTTGTGGGCCAGCAGATGGGATCAGACTCTTCAATGCACTTAAATCCAG gtcagTGTGTCCCAGGTTGACAGTGTATGTCTGTCAGGAGTCCCCTCGGGAGAGCCCCCTGCTGGAGAGACACTGCTCCAATGAAAATGGAGAGCACAGCGTCTCCTCTAGTTTACGAG tgtaCCACGCTCTGTACCTAGAGGAGCTGACAGCTGCAGAATTGATCCGCAAGAtggcgtgtgtgtgcagccttCCACTGGGAAAAATCAACCAGGTGTACAGACAGGGTCCTACAGGCATACACATCCTGCTTAGTGACCAG aTGGTTTACAACTTGCCTGACGAAAGCTGTTTTTTGATCAGCACCGTCAAAG ATGAACTGGGCGAAGGACTCCATCTCATCCTGAAGTAG
- the ubp1 gene encoding upstream-binding protein 1 isoform X1: MAWVLKMDDATIESGLVHDFDASLSGIGQELGAGAYSMSDVLALPIFKQEDSSLPTENETKNPPFQYVLCAATSPAVKLHDETLTYLNQGQSYEVRMLDNRKAGELPELNNKMVKSIVRVVFHDRRLQYTEHQQLEGWKWNRPGDRLLDIDIPMSVGIVEPKTHPSQLNAAEFLWDMNKRTSVFVQVHCISTEFTPRKHGGEKGVPFRIQIDTFAQGDSGEYTEHLHSASCQIKVFKPKGADRKQKTDREKMEKRTAQEKEKYQPSYDTTILSETRLEPIIEDAGDHELKKSSKRTLPADCGDSLAKRGSCSPWPDNAYVSTNQAATPSFASTPLSTYTTSSVPDSDSSSPNHQADPGSHGNLEQLSPTASIQDAQKWLLKNRFSSYTRLFSHFSGSDLLKLTRDDLVQICGPADGIRLFNALKSRSVCPRLTVYVCQESPRESPLLERHCSNENGEHSVSSSLRVYHALYLEELTAAELIRKMACVCSLPLGKINQVYRQGPTGIHILLSDQMVYNLPDESCFLISTVKDELGEGLHLILK, from the exons ATGGCCTGGGTGCTGAAGATGGACGACGCCACCATCGAGTCGGGGCTGGTGCACGACTTCGATGCCAGCCTGTCCGGCATCGGGCAGGAGCTGGGGGCTGGAGCCTACAGCATGAG cgaTGTGCTGGCTCTGCCAATCTTTAAGCAGGAGGACTCCAGCCTTCCTACCGAAAACGAGACCAAAAATCCCCCATTCCAGTATGTGCTGTGCGCCGCCACCTCGCCTGCTGTCAAGCTGCATGACGAAACGCTCACATACCTAAACCAAG gccaGTCTTACGAGGTGCGTATGTTGGACAACAGGAAGGCAGGGGAGTTACCAGAGCTCAACAACAAGATGGTGAAG agcATAGTGCGAGTGGTGTTTCATGACCGCCGGCTGCAATACACAGAGCACCAGCAGCTGGAGGGCTGGAAGTGGAATCGTCCTGGCGACCGTCTCCTTGACATCG atatCCCCATGTCAGTGGGCATTGTGGAGCCGAAGACTCACCCCTCCCAGCTCAACGCTGCAGAGTTCCTGTGGGACATGAACAAAAGGacttctgtttttgtgcag GTGCACTGCATCAGCACAGAGTTCACCCCCAGGAAACATGGTGGAGAGAAGGGTGTCCCCTTCAGGATCCAGATCGACACGTTCGCCCAGGGAGACAGTGGAGAGTACACAGAGCACCTCCACTCTGCCTCCTGCCAAATCAAAGTCTTTAAG CCAAAGGGGGCGGACCGCAAGCAAAAGACGGACagggagaagatggagaaaCGCACAGCTCAAGAGAAGGAAAAGTACCAGCCCTCTTATGATACCACTATCCTGTCAGAG ACGAGGCTTGAACCCATCATAGAGGATGCGGGTGACCACGAGCTGAAAAAGTCCAGCAAGCGGACACTTCCCGCTGACTGTGGCGACTCCTTGGCCAAGAGAGGCAGT TGCTCCCCATGGCCAGACAACGCCTACGTCAGCACCAACCAGGCAGCTACTCCCTCCTTCGCCTCCACCCCACTGTCCACCTACACGACCTCCTCAGTACCGGACAG TGACTCGTCCTCTCCCAATCACCAGGCAGACcctggcagccatggcaactTGGAG CAGCTGAGCCCCACTGCATCCATACAGGACGCACAGAAGTGGCTGCTGAAAAATCGCTTCAGCTCCTACACACGACTCTTCTCTCACTtctcag GTTCTGATTTGTTGAAGCTAACCCGGGACGACCTGGTCCAGATTTGTGGGCCAGCAGATGGGATCAGACTCTTCAATGCACTTAAATCCAG gtcagTGTGTCCCAGGTTGACAGTGTATGTCTGTCAGGAGTCCCCTCGGGAGAGCCCCCTGCTGGAGAGACACTGCTCCAATGAAAATGGAGAGCACAGCGTCTCCTCTAGTTTACGAG tgtaCCACGCTCTGTACCTAGAGGAGCTGACAGCTGCAGAATTGATCCGCAAGAtggcgtgtgtgtgcagccttCCACTGGGAAAAATCAACCAGGTGTACAGACAGGGTCCTACAGGCATACACATCCTGCTTAGTGACCAG aTGGTTTACAACTTGCCTGACGAAAGCTGTTTTTTGATCAGCACCGTCAAAG ATGAACTGGGCGAAGGACTCCATCTCATCCTGAAGTAG